A region of the Canis aureus isolate CA01 chromosome 5, VMU_Caureus_v.1.0, whole genome shotgun sequence genome:
ATTAGGAAATAGGGGAGTTCAAGGTGGTCCCTTGGTCAGGCCTAGAACTGTCCTATACCATTCTCTAGGATTGGAAAGTCTGCTACAAGGGAAGGCGATCCCACAGGACAACTTGCTCACTGACTTCTCCCTTGCTGGATGTCTAGATGAAAATAACTTTGGGACCCCCATGAGATGGAACAGCATTTCTCCCTATGTACTCTGTCAGAGTGCTCCAAAAAAGATAAGCATTCCATGTCAGAAGATTCTCAGCACAGCCACTTATGcctaaaatattatctttgtcCTACTGCAAAGGGGTAGTCTCTGCTTCATGAGCTAGTACAGACCTGCTTCCTCTGTTGAGAAAGTCTTACTATCTAGAAGCCTCTAATGGCCTTATCATTTTCTTCGTATCTCCTCAAAGGAGAAAATTGGGGTGAATCTTCAGGTAAGGGGTCACCTTTTTAAGACAGTTAAAACACCTCCAcactaaaataatataattctgTCCAAAGAGTAACCTCTGATTTACTTCTGTCTTCTAAGTAGTCACAGATCTATCATTgagttctatatttttatttatgactaACCAAGTTAAGCTTTTCTGAACATTTGTTCTTGGGGAAGGGTGAAATGATAGGCTTTCCAGGCGTGGTATACAGTGGCTACAGTGGGAAGGCTAACGGTGGATATTCACTTTACAGATCATCTTTATATCTTGATTACTTTGCTCTAGTGATTGTTCTAGAGGGAAACATCCTGAGGCAATATCTCAAAGCATCATTCTAAGGATACACACACCAGGAGGAAAAATGGCCAAGTATCTTCCAGTATTCTGCTCACTTTTGTTCTTCATCTTGATACATTGGGCATTATCTTCTGGTGAGTAATTTGACTGGTTTTGGGAGTTATGTATGGCTGATTTGTAAGATTGATATTGTAATCCAAAAGAATgctttagaattattttctatttatttatgtaagagtATCATTTTACTATATGTATCTGTATCTATAGAGAGAAAGCCAATGGAGTGTGGTCCCAAGAAAAGACTCTGAGCTAAGTGTAAGGGCCTTTGTTTCCCATCTGTTAGTACAGATTATAAAACTTAACTCATGGGGACCAGAGGGCTTGGGGGCTTCAGTGAGGTATGATGTTAAAGTGATTGGTAATATGTCCACAGCACATCTCAAAGACtcaaaactttcaaaaatactttGCCATGAATTTGAATTGGTGTTACCTTTTTTGTCCTCTTTTAGAGAAGAGTCCTATAGGGAGTTTTAAAGATACCTAGCCTTAAGAACTGAAGAGCTTGAATTTTCACGTATTACCAGAAATTCCTGGGCATTAGCAAGAGTCTTTTCCCTCTGTAAAATACAGAGATTGGGCTAATGATCTCTTTAAAGTTCCAgcatttcttaatcttttttttacattttgactACGGGTCCTGAATCCTCTCAAGCCCAAGCTAGCTACTATAATCAAAAACGTATTTGGTATACTGGACTGGCAACATTTATGAGAGCAGTGATTGCTTACTGATTACCAATCAGGAGTAGAAGAGTTATTCCACATTTTTGCGGGGGAGGAAATGAATGCATGTATAGATAAAACCATGTTTTCATATTGCAAGCTTCCTTGGTAATAAATTAGAATTCTTTAATTCTGCCAACAGATCAAGCTAGGATTCACCAGATATTATACTCTGCAACTATTTTCAATTATGTCTTAGTTTCAGGCCGTCGAAACTGGTGGCCACCACATGGAACTGTTAAGGTACTCTTCCACTCTATTTCTCAGGATTGACAGTCTAATCTGAGTTTTCTTTAGAATTACTGTGTTATAACCTTATTTCAGGAATGGCATCTGGGGCATTCTACAGAGTCCACTCACATGAACGGGCAGGTACACTGCAGGTACAAGAGCCCCGAGTAGAGTGTCCAAACTGAGAACCACACCAAGATTTGATCATTTGACAACCAGAGAACCCTCCCTACTGCCTAGGATATATTTTTGAGCACCAACAATTGCCAGGAGAACAGAGGAAGTGGGGGGATTAATTAGGTGACAGATATACAAGAGGTAGATGATGGGGCCTGGCCATGCTGGTGGTGTTGcatatggaaagaaagagaagagtttCTAAGCTCAAATATGATCCCCTCTTTCTCTACACATTCAGCCAAAACTCCCTCCCAGCTTGTATCAGAGGCATGTTATCAATCTGTCTCAGATACTCATAGAGCCCCCAGAACTCCTCAAGTTCCAGCAACCCTGAGTCACTGCTGCAAGCTGCCATTGACACCAGCATCATGAGCCGACAGGGGTTCCCGTCCCCGATGAGACATGTCTCTTTGTTTTTCGTTTTCTCTACAAAGTCAAGGCATTATGCTAACTGCTTTCACATTTCACAACTTTGAGAAAAGAATTGACTTGGGGATTTTGAAAATGGATAAAACATGGTAAGTATTTTAAATCAAAGCATATGGATTTCAGAGAAGCCCCTTTTCCAATTATGGGCTTTCAGGGCTTTTTGCCCAGTTGGCACAGAAAATCCCTAAGACTATTCCCATATCTAATATTCTGGAAATAAAGGAGATTGAGAAAGAAGCTATATTCCCCAATATATGCTGTTTATCCACTCTTCTTTCTCCCACCATACGGTAGCAGCCCTCTGTGCCCAGTTACTTTCAGGAAGTCCTCACAATAAGGGCATCGTGGTTGTCAGTTGGAAGAACATCAATTGTTCTTCCTCCACTGGTTTGTGGAGGGGCAGCTGTAAGAGCTTTGTGTGATAGTGATAGGATCCTGACTGTGTTTAGATTTTCCTAATCAAGTCCAGCGGTTATCTACCTGTCTGTGAGGGCAATTgtaaccattattatttttttcaactgaaTTTCAGGTGAAATGTCCATATAAGAAAGTAGACTTGAGTTGGTTCACTGGAACAGCGAACCCCTGCCCTGATTTATATCAACCCATCTGTGGCACTAATTTTGTAACCTATGAAAACCCCTGCATCTTCTGTATTGAGAGCGTGT
Encoded here:
- the SPINK14 gene encoding serine protease inhibitor Kazal-type 14 isoform X4, which codes for MAKYLPVFCSLLFFILIHWALSSVSGRRNWWPPHGTVKVKCPYKKVDLSWFTGTANPCPDLYQPICGTNFVTYENPCIFCIESVKSHGKIRFQNDGKC
- the SPINK14 gene encoding serine protease inhibitor Kazal-type 14 isoform X2, which codes for MAKYLPVFCSLLFFILIHWALSSDQARIHQILYSATIFNYVLVSGRRNWWPPHGTVKVKCPYKKVDLSWFTGTANPCPDLYQPICGTNFVTYENPCIFCIESVKSHGKIRFQNDGKC
- the SPINK14 gene encoding serine protease inhibitor Kazal-type 14 isoform X3; this encodes MAKYLPVFCSLLFFILIHWALSSVSGRRNWWPPHGTVKVKCPYKKVDLSWFTGTANPCPDLYQPICGTNFVTYENPCIFCIESVSFWLAFSQIPSISYVPETELG
- the SPINK14 gene encoding serine protease inhibitor Kazal-type 14 isoform X1, whose amino-acid sequence is MAKYLPVFCSLLFFILIHWALSSDQARIHQILYSATIFNYVLVSGRRNWWPPHGTVKVKCPYKKVDLSWFTGTANPCPDLYQPICGTNFVTYENPCIFCIESVSFWLAFSQIPSISYVPETELG